CCTACTCCGCCGCCGCGGCAGAACGAGCCCGCGCCGAGCGCAGCACGCTGGCCGCGGCACTGCGCCGGCGCGAGGTGCTGGTGACCGCCGCCCCGCCGGCGCAGTTCGCGTCCCGGGTAGCCGATGCATACCTCGACCTCAAGGCCGCCGGCCGGCTCTGAGCCGGCGTACTCCCTGCGACGGTCAGCCGGCAACCTCGACGAGGTCGCCGCGCGCAGCCGGGTCGAGATCACCGGTCTCGCCGGCCGCGACCCCACGGCGCCCCAACACCCAGACATAGGTCAGGAAGCCGGCCTCGGCGACGCATCCGATCCCGATGCGCAGCCAGGTGGGCAGCCCGGACGGCGTGACGAAGGCCTCGATAAAGCCCGAGACGGCGAGCACCACGACCAGGCCCAACGCGATGATCGCGGTCGAGCGCACCTCGGCCGCGAGCGCGTCCGAGCGTCGCCGCGGACCCGGGTCCACAACCGTCCAGCCGAGCCGCAACCCGGTGCCGGCGGCGACGAACACCGCGGTCAGCTCGAGCAGGCCGTGCGGCAGGATCAGCCCGAAGAACAGGCCGGCCTTGCCGGCCGCGACCATGTAGCCGCCGTCGACGCCGACGTTCAGCATGTTGGCGAACAGCGCAACGAGGGTCGGCAGACCGAGCGCGATCCCGCCGATCAGCGCAATCGCGGACGCCCAGATGTTGTTCGTCCACACCTGGGTCGCAAAGTCATGTGCGGGCGCCGAGTGGTAGTACTGCACGAACTCTCCGTTGGTCAGCGCCCGCACGCTGGCAGCCGGGGCCAGCCCCTGTTGGACGTCGGGATGGGTCGCGATCCACCAGCCGAAGCCGGTCGCCACGGCGAGGGAGAGCACTGCGGTCGGGATCCACCACGCTCGGGTGCGGTAGACGGCGACCGGGAACGCGACCACGAAGAAGCGCGAGAAGTCCCGCCGGGCGGGTGCATGCGTGCCGGCTACTGCAGCCCGCGCATCCGCAACGATCCGGGACAGCCGAGCAACCAGCATCGGGTCGGGCGACCGGGTCTGAACGATCGACAGCTGGGTCGCCGCTCGCTGGTACAGGTCGACCAGCTCCTCGACCTCCGCACCCGACATGCGGCGCGGCCGCCGGGCCCGCGCCACCAGCCGCTCGAGCCGAGCCCACTCATCGCGATGCGTTGCGATGAAGACGTCGACGTCCATCGGCCACGACACTAGTCAGGTGCAGCCCGACGACCAGGTCATCATCGGCGAGGCGGTGGCCGTCGACCTGAGACTCGCGGGCGTCGGCTCCCGCGGCATTGCCGCCTTGATCGACCTGGCCATCGTGACGGCCGCGCAGCTCGGACTGCTGTTCGCGATTCTGCTGCTCGGTCCCGGCGGAAGCATTGCGACATTCCTGACCCTGCTGGTCGTCATCGAGGTCGGCGTCGTGCTCGGCTATCCGGTCGCGATGGAGACGCTGTGGCGCGGCCGGACGCTCGGGAAGGCGGTCATGGGACTGCGCGTGGTCCGCGACGACGGCGGGCCGATCCGGTTCCGGCATGCCTTCTTTCGCGGGCTGGTCGGCGTGGTGCTCGACAAACCCGGCATCAGCTACGCCCTGCTCGCGCTCATTCCGATGCTGGCCAGCTCGCGCAAGAAGCGGCTGGGAGACTTCGCGGCCGGCACGCTGGTGCTGCAGGACCGCGTTCCCGGTGGGTTCGACGCTCCGGTCGCGATGCCGCCGCCGCTGGCCGGCTGGGCGGCAACCCTCGACCTCAGCGGGGTCGACGACGCGCTCGCGCTCCGCATGCGCCAGTACCTCAGCCGAGCGCTGCAGTTCACGCCGGACGCCCGAGCCACGCTGGAGCAGCAGATCGCCACCGAGGTCACGAACCGGGTCGGCCCGCCGCCGCCGGGAACGCCGAACTGGGCGGTGCTTGCCGCGGTCCTCGCCGAACGCCGCCGCCGCGCGATGACAGCATCTCCGCCACCGTGGCACCCACAGCAAGCCACGCCGGCACAACCCGCCTGGCCCTACCAAGGTCCCGATCCCGCAGCAGCCGCGACGACGGCGCCGCCCACCCCCGACGGCTACCTTCCCCCTGGGTAGCCAGTCCCCGGCGATCACCGCCGTCGCTGCCCGCCGTCGCCGGCCGCCTCGCTCCCCGCGACGACCTCGCGGTCAGTAGCGGTAGGAGTCCGGCTTGTAGGGGCCGTCGACCGGGACCCCGATGTAGGCCGCTTGGTCGGGGCGAAGCGTCGTCAACCGAACGCCCAACGCATCGAGGTGCAGCCGCGCGACCTTCTCATCGAGGTGCTTGGGCAGCACGTGCACGCCGACCGGGTACTCCTCGGTCTTCGTGAACAGCTCGACCTGGGCGATGGTCTGGTTGGTGAACGAGTTGCTCATCACGAACGACGGGTGACCGGTGGCGTTGCCGAGGTTGAGCAGCCGGCCTTCGCTGAGGATGAGGATCGAGTGCCCGTCCGCGAAGAACCACTCGTCGACCTGGGGCTTGATGTTCACACGGCGCACGCCGTCCAGCCTCGACAAGCCGGCCATGTCGATCTCGTTGTCGAAGTGGCCGATGTTGCCGACGATCGCGCCCTGCTTCATCCGCGCCATGTCGGCGGCCATGACGATGTTGTAGTTGCCGGTAGCGGTGACGAAGATGTCCGCGGTCCCGACGACGTCCTCGAGCCGGGCGACCTGGTAACCGTCCATGGCCGCCTGCAGCGCGCAGATCGGGTCGATCTCCGTGATGACCACTCGGGCCCCTTGTCCGCGCAGCGACTCTGCGCAGCCCTTGCCGACGTCGCCATACCCGCAGACGACGGCGACCTTGCCGCCGATCAGCACGTCGGTGGCGCGGTTGATGCCGTCGATGAGCGAGTGCCGGCAGCCGTACTTGTTGTCGAACTTCGACTTCGTCACCGAGTCGTTGACATTGATCGCGGGGAAGAGCAGCTCGCCGCGCTCGTGCATCTGGTAGAGCCGGTGCACACCGGTCGTGGTCTCCTCGGTGACGCCGCGGATGCCGTTGGCGATCTCGGTCCAGCGCC
This portion of the Mycobacteriales bacterium genome encodes:
- a CDS encoding stage II sporulation protein M: MDVDVFIATHRDEWARLERLVARARRPRRMSGAEVEELVDLYQRAATQLSIVQTRSPDPMLVARLSRIVADARAAVAGTHAPARRDFSRFFVVAFPVAVYRTRAWWIPTAVLSLAVATGFGWWIATHPDVQQGLAPAASVRALTNGEFVQYYHSAPAHDFATQVWTNNIWASAIALIGGIALGLPTLVALFANMLNVGVDGGYMVAAGKAGLFFGLILPHGLLELTAVFVAAGTGLRLGWTVVDPGPRRRSDALAAEVRSTAIIALGLVVVLAVSGFIEAFVTPSGLPTWLRIGIGCVAEAGFLTYVWVLGRRGVAAGETGDLDPAARGDLVEVAG
- the ahcY gene encoding adenosylhomocysteinase — encoded protein: MDYRVADLSLAEFGRKEITLAEHEMPGLMAMRAEYADAAPLSGARITGSLHMTVQTAVLIETLVALGAQVRWASCNIFSTQDHAAAAVVVGPNGTVDAPAGVPVFAWKGETLEEYWAATESALRWPDGGPNMLLDDGGDATLLVHKGVEFEKAGTVPDPSTADSEEFAVVLRLLTRSVAEDARRWTEIANGIRGVTEETTTGVHRLYQMHERGELLFPAINVNDSVTKSKFDNKYGCRHSLIDGINRATDVLIGGKVAVVCGYGDVGKGCAESLRGQGARVVITEIDPICALQAAMDGYQVARLEDVVGTADIFVTATGNYNIVMAADMARMKQGAIVGNIGHFDNEIDMAGLSRLDGVRRVNIKPQVDEWFFADGHSILILSEGRLLNLGNATGHPSFVMSNSFTNQTIAQVELFTKTEEYPVGVHVLPKHLDEKVARLHLDALGVRLTTLRPDQAAYIGVPVDGPYKPDSYRY
- a CDS encoding RDD family protein; the encoded protein is MQPDDQVIIGEAVAVDLRLAGVGSRGIAALIDLAIVTAAQLGLLFAILLLGPGGSIATFLTLLVVIEVGVVLGYPVAMETLWRGRTLGKAVMGLRVVRDDGGPIRFRHAFFRGLVGVVLDKPGISYALLALIPMLASSRKKRLGDFAAGTLVLQDRVPGGFDAPVAMPPPLAGWAATLDLSGVDDALALRMRQYLSRALQFTPDARATLEQQIATEVTNRVGPPPPGTPNWAVLAAVLAERRRRAMTASPPPWHPQQATPAQPAWPYQGPDPAAAATTAPPTPDGYLPPG